Part of the Synechococcus sp. HK01-R genome is shown below.
GACGCCCTGGCGGGGTCAGGGCCCGTTCAGGATCATCCCGACCCGCAACGCGCTCCTCGGCAATGCCGTGACGGAGGAGGAATAGATCAAGCGAAGCTGAGCCGGGCACGGAAGCGCAGGGTGTCGCTGGCTTCAGCCTGATCAGTTGCCGCTGGAATGTCAGCAGAAACAGCCTCTCCTGCAGAAACAGCCTCTCCCGCGGAAACAGCCATCGCCATGCCATGAACAGCCGGCAACAGGGAGCGACCGGCCACGGCCTGAAGAAGCGTCCAGGGGCGCCACTGCTGCAGTTGATCCCGAGCCCCCTGCTCAGCAAGGGCAAGCTGCTGCAACGAGGCCCCGTCGGCGGCAAGCGCCTCCAACTGATCGAGGCGTGGTTCAAGGGCTTTCTGATCCCTCCGCTGATGCAGCGCCTCGAGAGCGTTGCTCCACCAAGCGACTCCCGATTCCGACTCCAGGGCGACGGCGAGCTGGGCCTCGAGTGCCTCTTTGCCATGGCTGCGCTGCCGCTGCAGTTGCGTCCAGACGTTCAGGGATGCGGACTCACCAGGCAGGTTGGAACGAACCAGTCCCTTCTGTTTCAGCTGCGCATCCACGGCCTGATCATCAGGACGGCCATCGCGACTGCCTAGAAGCCAGCCATCGTTCAAATGCTCCCAGAGCAATGGGCCCTCATCGAGTTCGGCAATCACCTCCAGTGCGGGGGAACCGATCCGCTCCAGACGGCTGCGGAGGATGGGGCCCAGCCATTGGTCCAAAGGATCACCGACGTCGCTTTTGAGTAACTGGGCTGGTTTCTCCAGCAACGCCAAGGCATCCGCAGGCCCCCCTGAGGCCCGCAGCAGGGGAGCCGAAAGCTCCGCTGCCCCGGAACGCCGGATGACTGGCGAGCGGAAACGCAAACGGCCCTCCAACTGCAAATCGGCACGCTCGGGAACCAAGGCCGCCACGAGGCCCTCAAGATCCTTTCGCTGGGAGAGTGCCGCAGGGAAACCAAGCCAGGTTTCCATGGCCGCCGGACTGGCCGTCAACAAGGCGACACCATGGCCCAGCTGCCGCAGCTGTCGGCTGAGCTCCTGATCACCGAGCTGATGGAGTTCATCAAGCTGGGATCCATCAAGGGCCTGCTCCAGCACCCCACGACCTGAGGCCAGAAGGAGCAGGTCATCGTCAATCAGTGCCGTGGCCAGGGGCTGTGGATCGCGTCCCAGCAAGGCCCCGCGACCGCTGATCACGCCAATACCTCGGTAACGGCTGATCTGGAGATCCGTGCCAGCCAGGCTGCGGGTCTGCCAAAAGCGCTGCAGAAAGCGCCGGGCACCATCGTCATCGCGGCTGGCCAGGGCTAACACCCATCCCATCGCCCCTTCAGCACCAGCCGGTTCCAGCAGCGCCAGGCTCACCTGAGGGCCGAGCCAATCCGCCAATTCAGAGGTGTAATCAAGTCCTGCCAAGGCGAAGGCGCCATCACGAAGCTGCTCCATCCCCTCACGAGCGGAGCGCCGCTGGCGTGTAGGGGCCACCGCTTGGGCATAGGCCGGAAGCCGCCCCGGATCCACCAACCAATGCAGGCTCAGGGCCGACTGCCTGGGCACAAAGCGCGCCGCTCGAGGCAGCTCAAGGGGCTGCTCGGCCAAGCGCAGCGGACTCTGCTGCACCATCGACCACCACAAGGCTGCAGCGGCTCCCAACAGGAGCACAACCGCAAGGACAACAGCGAGCAGGAAAGAGCGGGCCTTCATGGGCCGGCAACGGGGCACCTCCCGTCATCTTTATCCATCCAGCGTCCGATGCCAGGGGCTTGCAGAATCAAACAATGAGCAACGACATCGAAACCGGGGCTCCGAAGCCCCTCACGGCCACTGATCTCCATCACTGGCTCCAGGAGGCCTCACCCCCCCTACTGGTGGATGTGCGGGAACACAGCGAACTGGCCATCGCCCCCTTCCCAAGTCCGGTGCTCCATCTGCCCCTGAGCGAATCAGAGCAATGGATGGCGGAGCTCGAGACCAAGCTCGCAGGAGTGGAGGCCCTGGTGGTGATCTGCCATGCCGGCGTCCGCAGCTGGCACTTCGGCTGCTGGCTTCTGTCCAGAGATCCCCACCGCTCCGTCTGGAACCTGAGCGGTGGGATCGATGCCTGGAGTGTGACCGTGGACCCAAGGGTCCCTCGATACTGATCACCCCTGGCTGCTCCCCCTGCTGAGGGGTTCATGACAGAACCGGCGGGGTGACCGCTCAGCCCCCGTACGATCGCAACGTTGAGCAAGAACCCTTGGAGACCCTCCCCAACCGACAACAGGAGGTTCTCCGGGCGACGGTCCATCACTACGTCGATACGATCGAGCCGGTCGGCAGCAGGACGCTCGTTCAGCGCTTCGGACTCAAAGCCAGCTCAGCCACGGTTCGCTCAGCGATGGGAGCACTGGAGCAGCGCGGGCTCCTGACACAGCCGCACACCTCGGCGGGCCGCGTGCCCAGCCCCAGTGGCTATCGCCATTACGTGGACTGCTTACTGCCGAAACCCGGTGTCGCGGCGCAGCATCTCGAACAGGAGCTCACCCAGCTGAGCCTCCGCTGGGCAGCCCTGGATGATCTGCTTCTTCAGATGGCACGTCGGCTGACCGACTTCACCGGCCTGATGAGCCTGATCACGAGACCGACGCGAGCGGAGCCAACCCTTCAGGCGGTGCGACTGGTGCGCAGCGGAGACAGGTTGCTGGTGATGCTGGTGGAAAACAGCAATCAAGCGAGCCACCTCAACCTGCGTCTCCCCCATGGAGCAGCCGATCAACTGGAGGCGATGGAGCACTGGACCAGCCATCAGCTGGAACAGCACGGTGACGGCAGCCTGGATTGGAACAGCTTGCCGCTTCAACTCCAACCCTGCGGACGAGCTCTGCAGGACGCCATCAACAGCCATCAACGCCTGCGACGCCCTGCAGAAAGTGGCGCCCTTGTGCATGGGGTCTCTCGTCTGATCGCCCAACCGGAATTCAACGACAGCAGCCTGGTGCGTCCGCTGCTCGAATTAATCGACCAACGACCGGCAGCCGTCGTGCCTGGGGATCATCAAGCTCCCCAGGGGGTCTGGATCGGGCACGAACATCCGGAGGCGGCCCTCCAGTCTTTCTCGGTGGTCCAAGCCAGCTATCGGACTGGAGCCGACGGGATAGGCCAGGTGGCGCTGGTGGGCCCGATGCGTATGGCCTATGCCACCGCCAGAGCTGCAGCCCGTTCAGTCGCCAGAGCCTTAGAACGCTTGCTCAGCTGAGGGCAGGCCTCAGCCTCCCAGGGCTTTGCCCAGCTTTTCGGCCACCGTATTCACATCCTTATCGCCGCGGCCGCTGCAGTTGAGCACCACCTCCGTTCCATCCGGCAAGGTCGGGCAGAGCTGTTCCAACCAGGCGAAGGCATGGGCGGTTTCCAGCGCAGGGATGATGCCCTCAAGCTGACTGACCAGCTGCAGCGCCGTCAGGGCCTCCGCATCGGTGACAGCACCGTATTCAGCACGCCCGATCTCGCGCAGGTAGCTGTGCTCGGGGCCCACACCGGGGTAATCGAGACCGGCGCTGATGGAGTGCGCTTCCTGCACCTGCCCCTCGCTGTCCTGCAGCAGCAGGCTCATGGCCCCGTGCAGCACACCCACCCGTCCTTCGGTGATGGTGGCCGCATGCCGCCCTGTGGCCACGCCATCACCAGCAGCCTCCACACCAACCAAGCGCACGCCTTTGTCCTGAACAAAGGGGTGGAACAGCCCCATGGCATTGGAGCCGCCACCCACACAAGCCACCAGAACATCTGGCAAGCGACCGAAGGCCTCATGACATTGACGCTTCGCTTCCTCGCCAATCACGGCGTGGAAATCGCGCACCAACATTGGGTAAGGGTGGGGTCCGGCCACCGAACCGAGGATGTAATGGGTGCTCTCCACGTTGGTGACCCAATCTCGAATGGCTTCGCTGGTGGCGTCCTTAAGCGTTGCGGTACCAGCCTTCACCGGTTGCACGGTTGCGCCGAGGAGCCGCATGCGGAACACATTGAGCGCCTGACGTCGCATGTCTTCAGCACCCATATAGACAACGCATTCCAGGCCGAAACGGGCACAAACCGTTGCCGTTGCCACCCCGTGCTGACCGGCACCCGTCTCTGCGATCACCCGTTTTTTACCCATACGCAGCGCTAGCAGGGCCTGGCCCAAAGCGTTGTTGATCTTGTGAGCACCGGTGTGATTCAGGTCTTCCCGCTTGAGCCAAATCCTGGGACCACCATCGGCGCGGCGGTAATGGGCCGTCAGCCGTTCGGCCTCATACAACGGAGTCGCCCGCCCCACGTAATTGCGTAACAGCCGGTCTAGTTCGGCAGTGAACGCCGGATCCCTCCAGGCCTCAGCAGCGGCGGCCTCCAGTTCCGCCAGAGCCGGCATCAACGTTTCAGGCACGTACTGACCGCCATACCGCCCGAAGCGTCCGCGATCGGTGGGCCTAGCGCTGACGGCCAGATCCGCATCGGTGGGCTGAGAAGGCAGAGTGCTGGTCACAGAGCAACCGACCGCGTCTGCGGCCGCTGAAGCATGGGATCAGCGTAAGCAGGCGGACACACGATGCCGCGAGTCGCCGAAAGACGGCTCGCTCGACGGCTCACTGTCTGGCGCGGAAACGGCAGGATGGATGAGATCGCGGAATCGCAATGCCGAAGGGTGGCTGGCAGGAATTCAGCAGCACCGAGAGCCTTCAGCGCCCCACCGGCCCAACGGCCGCACCGACCCCGAAGGCTCAGCAGATGGTGCGGGTGCAGCCCACCCGCGGCGGTCGGGGCGGCAAAACCGTCACGGTGATTCGTGGTCTTGAACTGGATGCCACCGGCTTCAAGGCTCTGCTCAAAAAACTCAAGGGCCGGATCGGCAGTGGCGG
Proteins encoded:
- a CDS encoding DUF3352 domain-containing protein yields the protein MKARSFLLAVVLAVVLLLGAAAALWWSMVQQSPLRLAEQPLELPRAARFVPRQSALSLHWLVDPGRLPAYAQAVAPTRQRRSAREGMEQLRDGAFALAGLDYTSELADWLGPQVSLALLEPAGAEGAMGWVLALASRDDDGARRFLQRFWQTRSLAGTDLQISRYRGIGVISGRGALLGRDPQPLATALIDDDLLLLASGRGVLEQALDGSQLDELHQLGDQELSRQLRQLGHGVALLTASPAAMETWLGFPAALSQRKDLEGLVAALVPERADLQLEGRLRFRSPVIRRSGAAELSAPLLRASGGPADALALLEKPAQLLKSDVGDPLDQWLGPILRSRLERIGSPALEVIAELDEGPLLWEHLNDGWLLGSRDGRPDDQAVDAQLKQKGLVRSNLPGESASLNVWTQLQRQRSHGKEALEAQLAVALESESGVAWWSNALEALHQRRDQKALEPRLDQLEALAADGASLQQLALAEQGARDQLQQWRPWTLLQAVAGRSLLPAVHGMAMAVSAGEAVSAGEAVSADIPAATDQAEASDTLRFRARLSFA
- a CDS encoding rhodanese-like domain-containing protein, producing the protein MSNDIETGAPKPLTATDLHHWLQEASPPLLVDVREHSELAIAPFPSPVLHLPLSESEQWMAELETKLAGVEALVVICHAGVRSWHFGCWLLSRDPHRSVWNLSGGIDAWSVTVDPRVPRY
- a CDS encoding heat-inducible transcriptional repressor HrcA, encoding METLPNRQQEVLRATVHHYVDTIEPVGSRTLVQRFGLKASSATVRSAMGALEQRGLLTQPHTSAGRVPSPSGYRHYVDCLLPKPGVAAQHLEQELTQLSLRWAALDDLLLQMARRLTDFTGLMSLITRPTRAEPTLQAVRLVRSGDRLLVMLVENSNQASHLNLRLPHGAADQLEAMEHWTSHQLEQHGDGSLDWNSLPLQLQPCGRALQDAINSHQRLRRPAESGALVHGVSRLIAQPEFNDSSLVRPLLELIDQRPAAVVPGDHQAPQGVWIGHEHPEAALQSFSVVQASYRTGADGIGQVALVGPMRMAYATARAAARSVARALERLLS
- the trpB gene encoding tryptophan synthase subunit beta is translated as MTSTLPSQPTDADLAVSARPTDRGRFGRYGGQYVPETLMPALAELEAAAAEAWRDPAFTAELDRLLRNYVGRATPLYEAERLTAHYRRADGGPRIWLKREDLNHTGAHKINNALGQALLALRMGKKRVIAETGAGQHGVATATVCARFGLECVVYMGAEDMRRQALNVFRMRLLGATVQPVKAGTATLKDATSEAIRDWVTNVESTHYILGSVAGPHPYPMLVRDFHAVIGEEAKRQCHEAFGRLPDVLVACVGGGSNAMGLFHPFVQDKGVRLVGVEAAGDGVATGRHAATITEGRVGVLHGAMSLLLQDSEGQVQEAHSISAGLDYPGVGPEHSYLREIGRAEYGAVTDAEALTALQLVSQLEGIIPALETAHAFAWLEQLCPTLPDGTEVVLNCSGRGDKDVNTVAEKLGKALGG
- a CDS encoding translation initiation factor, with product MPKGGWQEFSSTESLQRPTGPTAAPTPKAQQMVRVQPTRGGRGGKTVTVIRGLELDATGFKALLKKLKGRIGSGGTAKDGVVELQGDQVDVVLELLSQEGYRPKRAGG